GCATGTCGCGGGCGGCCTGCACCAGCCGGTCGCCGTACTCCTCGGGCATGCCGAGGACCTCGCACATCACGGCCATCGGCAGATGCTCGGCGAACTGGTCGACGAGGTCGGCGCGGCCCGTCTCGCAGAAGCGGTTGACCAGGCGCTGGGTGGCGCGGCCGATGTGGCGGCGCAGCCCCCGGTGGTCGATGGTGGCCATGGCCGCGGTGACCGCGCCGCGCAGCCGCTTGTGCTCGTCGCCCTCGGCGTGCGAGCAGATCGGCTGCCAGGCGATGTGCGGCATGAGGGGGTGGTCGGGCTTGACCATGCCCTCCTTGAGCGGGGTCCAGATGCGGCTGTCCCGGGTGAACTGCGAGGGGGTGCGCACCATGTGCAGGTTCTCGGTGTGGCCGAGGACCACCCACATGGGGACGTCGTCGTGCAGCAGCACGGGCGCCACCGGGCCGTGCCGGTCGCGCAGTTGCTCGTACAGGTCACCGAGGTCGGGCGCCTCGTGCAGGCGGTGCAGCCCACCGGGGCCGACGCCGTGCGCGGGGCAGCCGGGGGGCGGGGCGGGGATGCGGTCGTCCGGACCGGTCAGGTGCTGGGGTTCAGGCGTCACAGCGGTCGCTTTCGAAGCGGAAAGGACGGAAGGAGAGACGGAGAGACGGAAGGGGAAGCAGGAAAGCAGAAGGGAACAGGAGGGGGCGGAAGGGAACAGAAGAGGGCGGAAGAGAGCCGGGCGAGCCGGGAGTGTCACGGGCCGTTCAGGTGCGCGGGCCCGTCATGGCCAGGGAGTGCAGGAAGCGCATGAGGGTCATCAGCACGTCCCGGCTGGAGGCCCGGCGGCGTACGTCGCACTCGACCATCGGGATCTCCTCCGACAGGTCCAGCGCCGTGCGCAGTTCGGCGATCGGGTAACGGGGGCCGTCCGGGAAGGAGTTGACGGCCACCACGAAGGGCACGCCGCGCTCCTCCAGCCGGCCCATCACGTCGAAGCTGACCTCCAGGCGGCGGGTGTCGACCAGGACGACCGCACCGAGCGCCCCCTCGAACAGGCCGTTCCACAGGAACCAGAAGCGTTCCTGGCCGGGCGTGCCGAAGAGGTAGAGCACCAGTTGGTCGGTGATGCTGATGCGCCCGAAGTCCATGGCGACGGTGGTGGCCGTCTTGGAGTCGGAGCCGTAGTCGTCGTCGACCCCGATCCCGGCCTGGGTCATGGTCTCCTCGGTGGTCAGCGGCCTGATCTCGCTGACCGAGCCCACCATCGTCGTCTTGCCGACCCCGAACCCGCCGACGATGACGATCTTCACCGCGGCCTGGGCCGTGTGCGGGAGATGGTCACCGGTGCGCGGGCCGGGGAGGGTGTCAGAGCCGTTGAAGTCCATGCATCACCGCTTCGAGGAGGGAACGGTCGGGGACCGCCTGGCGCACGATCGGGGCGCGCGCCTGGACCAGTTCGGCCGTCAGCAGCTCGGTGATCAGGACCGTCATCGCGCTGAACGGCAGGTTGAGGTAGGCCGAGAGTTCGGCCACGGACAGCGGGGCGGTGCACAGCCGCAGCAGCGCCGCCTGCTCGGGGGTGGCGGACGGCGGCGGCTCGGCGCGCGCCACCACGAGGGTCACCAGGTCGAGGGCGGCACGGGCACCGTCCTCGCCCGCGCCGGCCACGACGTACAGCCGCTCCGGGTTCCTCTCCTCGCCCTGCCTGGCGGGTCTGGGCGGCGGCGGTTCGTGTGCGGGGTAGCGCCTCTGGCGTCGCGGAGGGGTCATACGGTCTGCCCACCGCGCCGGGGCGGACTGGTCAGGTGGGCCCCGATCCGGACCACGAGATCGCGCATCCGGGCGCTCATCATGCCGGGTTCGGTGCGGATGTCGGCGAGGACGGCCAGATAGGCGTTGGCCCCGGCGGACATCAGATAGAAGTAGCCGCCGTCGATCTCGATGATGACCAGCTTCATCCGGCCGTCGCTGTCGGGGATCTCGACGGCGACGGCGCCGGCCAGGCTCTGGAGCCCCGCGCAGGCCGCGGCGACCCGGTCGGCCGCGTCCGGGTCACCGCCGTAGCGGGCGATGCGCAGGCCGTCGGCGGAGAGCACCACGATCATCTCGATGCCCGGTACGCCGTCGTTCAGCTCCTTGAGCATCCAGTCGAAGTTGGCACGCTGCTGGATCACTTGAGGTCCCCCTCGTCGTCGGCTCCGTCACGGGCCGGCTTCTC
The sequence above is drawn from the Streptomyces sp. SAT1 genome and encodes:
- a CDS encoding GTP-binding protein — its product is MDFNGSDTLPGPRTGDHLPHTAQAAVKIVIVGGFGVGKTTMVGSVSEIRPLTTEETMTQAGIGVDDDYGSDSKTATTVAMDFGRISITDQLVLYLFGTPGQERFWFLWNGLFEGALGAVVLVDTRRLEVSFDVMGRLEERGVPFVVAVNSFPDGPRYPIAELRTALDLSEEIPMVECDVRRRASSRDVLMTLMRFLHSLAMTGPRT
- a CDS encoding roadblock/LC7 domain-containing protein, with the protein product MIQQRANFDWMLKELNDGVPGIEMIVVLSADGLRIARYGGDPDAADRVAAACAGLQSLAGAVAVEIPDSDGRMKLVIIEIDGGYFYLMSAGANAYLAVLADIRTEPGMMSARMRDLVVRIGAHLTSPPRRGGQTV
- a CDS encoding DUF742 domain-containing protein; the protein is MTPPRRQRRYPAHEPPPPRPARQGEERNPERLYVVAGAGEDGARAALDLVTLVVARAEPPPSATPEQAALLRLCTAPLSVAELSAYLNLPFSAMTVLITELLTAELVQARAPIVRQAVPDRSLLEAVMHGLQRL